AGGCTGATATCATACAGAACAAGCCAGAcacttgtttttttctgttataaCCACTCAAGATTGCTTGAAGTAAACATGGCAAACAAACcctaaatatttaaagaatgtttATATGTACTAGTGCATCTTTCAATAACGCATGctgaaacaaaatgaataaaaattagcatttcttttatatattacaTTCATAACAGTCGTGAATAGTCCTTGAACTGCAAAGAAATAGTGAGGACCTTATACAGTTATAACACTAGTATCTACGTTTTTAACCAAAGCGTTCGTTCTTAACAAAATGCTCTTATTGTTGCATATTGAGACCTTGGAAGCGGAAGGAAACATTTATTCTTCACAACATTCTTCTATAATTTAGCGCAAGTGGGAGTACTTCAACTGCTGTAACAGTTTCACTAAAAGATTGATGGCACAGCATGATCGTTGCATTTTTAAGTGTGGATGTTCAGCAATGTTTATAACGGCAATATCTGAAGTGTTTTGGAAAATTAcctataatttgtttaaatcaaacgaCCCTGTTATGTATGAATGACCAATAACCGCAAAGtacttttgttttatgttctgCTAATTGACGGGACTTTTAATTCGATCTTCATCGAGgtacacagaaaaaaacaccCACAAGCTAAATAACGAATTAATTGCGATTAAGTGCACCCGCATTTTGTTCGCGATTGAATGGATAATTTACTCTGGAAAAAGTATATTCGGAAATCGTTTTCAAGTGAGATTTGATGGTGACTTCTGCCAGATCCGTATTTCCGTTGTGTAGTAGTCACCGTGTGCAAACTGACTTTTAGAGCAAAATGTTGAAGCTGGTTGATGTTGTGGATCTGTAATTTTATCAGGGTAACAAATGAACCTAAaggatgaaaaaatattttttgtgaaagACCAGTGGGCTGAACACTGGAAGACCAGTAGATGGAGGAGCGGGTGAAAGACCGTAGGGTGAAAGATCAGTGGGTACAGACCGGTGGAAATCCAGTAAATTGAAAATCAGTGTAGACCAGTAGGCGGGAGAAATGTACATGGAAGACTAGTAGGCGGAAGACAAGCGGGTGGAAGACCGGTGGGTTGAAGGCCAGTTAGTGGAAGACCAGTGGTTGGAAGACTAGTGGCCGGAAAGGTTAGATGATCGGTGTAAGATCAGTTTGTGGAATACCAGTGTGTGGACTACCAGTGGGTTAAAGACAAGTGGGTTGAAGACCAGTGGCTGGAAGACCATAGGTGTAAGACAAGTGGGTGGAAGACCAGCGGGTGGAAGACTTGTATCTGGAAAACCAGTGGGTGGAAGACCAGAACCTTGAAATACAGTGGCTGGAAGATCAGTAAGTGGAAGATCGGTAGAAGACCAGCGGATGGAAGAGTTGTTGGAAGACCTGTGGAAGACCTGTGGAAGACCAGTCTGTGGAACACCAGTGGGTGGAAAACCAGTGGTGGAAGACAACCGATGGGAGACCAGTGGGTTGAAGACCAGAAACTAGAAGTGGGTGGAAGACCAGTTGATGGAAGACCAGGGGGTGGAATACCAGTGGTTGAAGACCATTTGGAGGAAAACCAGTAGTGGAAGACCAGTTCGTGTAagtgttgttttacattatttcacgGAACAAATTTTATCCCGGGATATGATTTGCATTATTAATGCAAAGAAAATACTAACTTTATTTGCTTGTTTTCTGGCTAAGTAATGCCGTTTTAACAGCCAGGAGACAACGTTTGAAAATAGCACAATGATAAGACAGGGACTTTGATTTGATAACAGTTCCATTTATGCTGACAATGCATGAATGATCACGTACTGCTCTCGACAGCCAAACATCAATTTGTTACCGCATCGAAAGAACAAACTTTAAAGTACACTCAACCGGTAATGAAAGGGTCAAACAGCAGATTGAAGTTTTTTAatattctgtttatttcataaatggTCTGAAGTGAAATGTAATGCTGCATTTTAACTGGCTTCTGTGTGTATAATTGAAATAGTCTGCGTTGCATCGTATAGCAGAGTGTTTTTGTTCTTACGGACGGAGAGAATTGTGATATTATTGGAATACGGATAAGTTTCAAATCAGTAATAGTGAGCCTCTCGTCGTGGTGATATCGAATTTCCAATTTACATTCAATGctttgaaatgattatttaataTGACGTTTTACTTATTACACATATATGCCAGTTATACAAatcgatttttttatatataaagtatttgttagttgttcaatgcattgtttttaaGAGCTCACTGGAGTTGAGGCCCAACATAAAGTGGTACTCGACAGTTCTGTATTTGTGGTGAAAAACGGGTAGAGTTTTCTAGGTTTTCTCCCAAAAGAAGGGGTTTTCTCAGTTTTGCCTCTTCGAGTTGACGACGTTCGTTAGCTTATTCTTGTTGCTTTACAGCTTTTTTCGTGAATCGGTATTGCTTATGTTATCAATTTTCAAGCTGTGTATGTCATTTTGTACTCTGTTTCGTGTCATCACAAAATATGCGTCACTCGCAAATCGCAACTGTGTTGTATTTTTTCGGAGTTTGAAAGGAAAATAGTTACAACGCAAACAACGCAACAGCTTTCTGTAGAAATGCCATTTGTATGAATGTACTTATGATAACAAACTGCCGTGATATAGTTTCacagaaaagaaatgttttgggGTTTTTTCTACATTTGAGTAAATTCATTTGCTATCATTTTTTCCCGTTGAGActcataaaattttaaaatactgtaACAAATAATTCTTACCTCGTATTCTTGTTTGACTATCCgctaaatgtcaatattttttattcgtaATCACATGTTTTGTTTGAGATATTGAGTGTATTTTCATACTTCAGTGTCCGCTCTGAGAAGGTTATCCCATCATAAgtttatatagtttttatgttaaaaggagcttgaacttttattttttaattatgggCTTGTCTCgtctttttgtgtttataacgaAACTTGACCACAGTGCATCTTCCATACCTATCGAATTTAGTAACATAAACGTCAAGAAACGAAGCTTTGTCAACTATTCTTGAACGTGTCTCGACACCGAGAGTGGAATTTTCATATCCAAAGCCGAAGGTAGAATTACTGGCTCACCTTCTTTAAGTTCTCAGTGTTTCATGTATTGTGGGGGCGGGTGGCgaaataatatgtttgattAAGAAGCGCTTTGAACAATCGTTTTTTGAATCGATCGGTTTTAAAGGAAATGTAAAAAAGGCATCATGAATCCCAACATGACGCCATTACTCAAGGGTGGATAACAATGAGTCACATtaatgggcactcattttataaaaatcGTTCACATGATATATTCAGCCATTTTTGCTGTCTACTGAATTATTGATGATAATGATCTGAAAACATATAACACCACTATAAAGGAAtgtgattttctttaaaaaaaaaaggtaatAACGTTTAATGCGTCTTTCACCTCATTTCCGTTAATATATTAACTTCATTATAGCCATACTTCAACTACTAATTAACGCTGTTCTATTTCCTGTGAATGACGGGACCTTTACTTTAAATCTTCATCAAGGTACACAGGAAAAGGCGAACAAGCTCATTAAGAGAGGAATGAATTGTCATTAAGTCCACCAAGATTTTGTGGGCTAGGACAAGGTTTATAATTTACTCTGAAAAAGAGTGTTCATGTAGTTTAACTTCTTTCGGATGGCATTTCTATAACACCTTGGTTCAGTTTTTTCTTTAGATAAGTACATATATCAGTATAAACATAGTGTGTCATTTTACTACagacttttttatgaaataattacaGCTAGCTAGACCATCAATAGAGTTTACTAATTTAATTTGTTCTTATGATGCGCTAACAAATTGATGTAACATATATCCTTCATACAAACTGATTGTTTGGTATTCGAGAGGAGAACAGTACGTGATGATCTTTTTATTCCTGGTCAATGTTATGTTCAAAACAAGTGTCATCATAGACGGTACCGTGATCTAATCATGTCTCCTGTCAATATTTAAGAATTACTAATTAACGCCAAAGCAGTGCTGTTCTACTTCCTGTGAGTGACGGGACCTTTACATTGTATCTTCATTGAGTTGCACATGCATAGGAAAATAAGCTCATTAAGAAAAAGAATGAATTATCATTAAGTGCACCAGGTTTTGTGGGCGACTTGGTGAATAATAAACTCTGAAAAAGCGTGCTCctgtatttaaactttttttcggATGGCATTTCTATAACACTCTGGTTCagttttttcttttaataagtacataattatttcgtatatatatttgtataaacgtAGTGTGTCAATTCACTACAGACTTTTTAAGAactaaatacaatataataactTCGGCATTCAATCAGCAGCTAGACCATCAATAGAGTATACTAATTTAGTTTGTTCTTATGATGCACTTAAAAATTGACGTAACATCTTTCCTTCATACAAAATGATTGTTTGGTATTCGAGAGCAGGTATTGATGATCTATTTATTCCTGGTCAATGTTATGCTCGAAACAAGCGTCATCATAGATGGTGGAACTGTGATTTAATCATGTCTCCTGTCAATTTTACAACTACTAATTAAACCCAAATCAATGTTGTTCTATTTCTGTGCACGACGGGGCCTTTCTTTAAATCTTCATCAAGGTACAAAGGAATATGCGCATAAGCTCGTTAAGAAGCgaataaattatcaataatgCACCAGGATTTTGGTGGGCACCTAAGTGAATAATAATTCTGGAAAAGATCTATTCAAGACTGTTAGTGGTTGATTTCTGTGTTATGGTTAATTTAAGGAAGGTGGAAAAAGACGTGCTTTGAAAAAAGTTGTTAACGGTGCGTTATTGTTTAGTTGTTGTTTATTAACTTCGTTTTATCGCGTAGTACATACCGCCAGATCAAAAAGACAAAAAGAGATAGATATCCTTATTTTCGCTCTGGTATCCTCTTGTTGGTGAGTGGCGTCCGAATCGAATAAAATAACGAACATGAATCAAAAACGTGCCGTAAACGGCATCTTCATCCTTTCGAATGTCGATGTTTTGTAAATGCGAGTTCGGAGTTCAACATAGTCCGCTTGTAAAACTTTCCAAACATTTCGTTTGAATAATCTAATCATTCGACTGTCGTTTGATACAATAGATAAGGCAACGATGACGAATGTATGATAACTGATACAGAAATGAATATCCAACACCATATTCTTAACAACATCTCGTGATGAAACTTAAATAAGCTGATAAGACGATTCGGCAAAATGAGTAGCGTTTGTTGCAAGTTAAGTTTTTGAAATAAGGATTCAATCTATTGTCAAGATGATGGATTTTCGTATAACGATTGAATATACTGTGATGACTATTCAATATACACCAGTTTCAACCGCAAATGGTATTGAGCGGTTGAAACATCCAAGAACATATAAATTGAAATCTggtggtttgtaaaatgcactcaATAGTTCAGTCACAATTCTAGACTGAATAAGAAATATCTTCGTTTTAATACACAAATGTAAGTCTTTACAGTGAAAACAATGCTACATCTATGCTAGTTGTCACTCTTAAAGGAAGTTCCATTGGCAGGACATACCAACTCAGATGATTCAATGATAAGAGTCAACCATGTTTCAGTGTAAGCTACGATGGAAAATGTTAAGACACACTGACTAACATGTATGCCACAGAGAAGAGGGAGGAGGAAATATTACAAGAGTGGCAATAGGTCAAACACCATTAAATTAAGTTCACATATATTCTTTTGCCAATGGACTAATTTGCACGCaagataacactgatttctagttCTTCATGACCCCCGACACCATAGAAGGGGAGACATATCcacttgtgtactaaacataaaacaacgaTAGAAAACGTTACTCATATCcacttgtgtactaaacataaaacaacgaTAGAAAACGTTACGTTCCTCGTAAGAAAATTGGTTGAACGTTATCACTGTGTTTTcggtaaaatgacaatatccTATGTACTAGAACAAAtcaatgcggtgaaaatgttaacaaaaatgtagatcaagtagatcaagtagattCGGTATGTTCTTGAAATTACAAACCATTCAACTTCAATACCTATAACGATGGGTAGTAAGCATTGGTTTGCGATGGTATATACCATGCTGTGATCCACTCtcatgtgtttatttaaataaataaggtaACGATGAGAATGCACTTCCGAATCGGTTTTATTTGCCCTATATCGAGGATGAGCGCAAGCATAGAATTTGTGTTGTACTAACAATGCATTTCTCTAAATAGCTTAAGTTTAAGtaaatattagggatgcaaacgaatggcaaaatagatattcgaatattcggtatttttttcgatcgaatattcgattttccgaaatacttattttagaagatgtagtaaactactattattattcgctaaagtaatagccggggcatttaAACCCTATTTTGTCGTAGCCagtacgcgcggcggaccctTATTTTCCCCTTTGAAATTCGccattttcaggaagaaaaaagcaatacattataaacagacaaacaacaaaatcgaataattcaaTTCCGCTggcttttgtaaacaatttgaaattagATGGATACCTAGTAAAACAGTGTTTTGCGCCAATGGAAggtctttccgtaggatgatcagcctcgttctgagatttaCCTCTAAActgactaaatataactatggaaaacccaaaccaactcgggaactagtaaaatagtaaaacgaaaacataaatTGATTGGACTtatctattgtacaacaatagaggaaatatatcctaaaatccatttcaaagcacgaaaaTTGTATTGAAAGATGGAAACAGTTAAAAGCACATATATGCAACAACATTATTGAGcacaatattacattattgtggcattcatatcatcaccTCGTTTTGAGCTATGTTGCACAGCATAATTTGCAGCCAAAACAACActagccagttattgtaaaagaaGGGGGAATTTTTACTTTATATACTATAGACTATATTTGATGTAATTCACATTATGCACTTTCAAGTAGTGTAAATCATATATATGATTTACACTACTTGAAAGTGCATAATGTGAATTACATCAAATATAGTCTATAGTATATTTagtaaaaagtatatatatgatttacataacaataaataaaaaaaatagtatttatcaaatacataggAATAATTCAGTTAGTTGCCACAATGATAATTAACATGCTTAGCTGAACGcgataatttgaaataaatgaagtgAACCTACAGGAGGAGACGCGTCCCAAAAGAACATTCTTGATCTTGTTTAAAGGGGAATGGTGActgatgatacaattgcaataagaaaagaaaactgtcaaaaccttacataaaattgacatcgttgtgtacattgcattgaatcttacgTACTTAAGTATCATATCGCTTACGatacatgcatctttcgcatcTTACGCGCATTTTCCCAATTTCCTAgagttgtctaccacgtaaaccccaacaatttaaaaaagagcGTCGGTAAAATATTCTGTACTCATAATCAGAAATTATATATAGAGGGACAACATTTCACGCTATTTTAATCAGGGAAACACAGATGAAACAgtaacatgattgttgcgttatTAATTAGACCATGTAAGATGATATATTATCGGCAACCTATTAGCTCGTATTGACATTTTTAGgcttattttgtatatatatatattatattgtatttgccAATCGACCATCTGGTGTGTATCTCCTTAAAAGGCATATATTCATCGAAGTATGCACCGGATAAACAATTGCTCTGCCTAACAAATCGAACTTTTTCCCGAGAAATAATTGGTATCATTAGCGtaagaaatataactttttgCGAGTTTTCTGCATCAAGAATGCCGTTAAAATTGACAGAAGACATGATTTGATCACATTCCCATCTATGATTACACTTGTTTCGAACATAATATTGACCAGGAATAAATAGATCATCACGTACTTCTCTCGAATACCAAACAAGTTTGTACGAAGGAAAGATGTTACATCAATTTGTTAGCGCATCATAAGCACAAACTTAATTGGCACACTCTATTGATTGCCAAGCTGCTGATTGAATGccgagttttttttattgtattcattttataaaaaatatgtagtaATATGACACACTACGTTTATACTGATGTATATCTTAAGACAAGAATCATTGTGTTAAAGAAATACACCAATGTCTCGTTTAACAGCACCTTTTTGAtatagtttcaagtttcaagttttattggcaatatcgaCAATACATAAGCCTTTGGCCATGAAAAATACACAAAGAATGAGATGTACACAAATTGAAAAGGCGACaagtacaaaaacaaattcacacgtacattttatacaaaacagaaaaatatatatgaagcAACTGCATTAATGATGACAGAACGTCGTagaaaaacattgttaatatgTTTAGACACATCTTTTAGagtttgtgtttaaacatatttacaatgtttttctACGATGTTCTGTCAGCATTGATGCACATATCTTTTAGAGTTTGTGTTTTCTAGGacatagacaaaatataaagaaatgaagTTTATTTTCTACATGTGAGTAAACTCATTTAGCTTTTGAATGCAGTCTATTTCCGTTAAGACTGGAACAACTATACAATACTGTATCAAATATCTCTGCCAAAGACTTACTTAGAAGCAGAGCTATTTTAGACTTCATTAAAGGGCTACTTGCGCCCATTTTATACGAGTGTTTTATACCCTCATTCCATATGACCGGACAGAGACACATTCTCTATGCACTAATTTCAAAAGAAACCACGTGCAGAACGTTCACACGAGAGATCACAAAAATAGAATGATAACtataattgttttgtcattaatattCACTCTCCTGTTGTAAGTTTGTGTCGCGagttaataatttcaaattgtgtTATCACATTTCCCTTTAAAGTATTCCAAAAAGAGTAAAATCGTATGGTTAGAAAAAAGAGCTAAATTTATCGGCAACGGAAAAAGtaatttagttttataaatgtaGGTCACCATGCAGATGAATACTAACAATAAAGTATGCAATTAAGTATGCCTACAAATACAGTAATGTACTGTACTATATATGCAGTAATAAGACACAGCATCAAGGACATTTTGCGCGCGAACATATTATATGTTAGCCTTGCCATTTCGTTAGCTCCGGTGATAAACTTGGTATGAAAGAACGCAACATGGCTGTGcaaatactaataaaaatatacaacgCGTATACTTATGGCTGACTTtgccattttatatttaaaatatgtgaaaGTGTTACGCCGATTAACGAGGAAAAATAGGCAATGTGGCGggtcaaaaatattaaataataatacattgtattttcgCCCCGTCAGTTGGCGTGTTGTTGTAATTTCGCCCCGAAAATGGACGATTTTCGTTTTTTTGTATATCCGTATATCCGCTAactttttattatcatattttctcGACCAAAATACGATGTTGCAGAAATCATCCACCGTATACAGCAGCAAGTAAAAcacgaaaacaatattttcgCGCTTGATGATCTCACCTTACAGTTAATTTCTAATAATGTTTGCCGCATTGCAAATAAATAGTATTGTTTTTGATGCATTATAAACAGTTTTGACTGCATGTTTGGTGTGATTAAGTTCTTACTGAATCGGGCAGATATCTTTCGTTGTCTACCCCTTTCTAAGCTGGTTGAGGTTTCCGATGTACACTTACCTGAAATTTTGGCGCCTGGTGACCTAATGTAAGTtcggtatcatttgaaagggtttaaaGTCTATAGATAGCCTTTCTATACGAATATTGCCAACAagatgtttttactttaaaagaTTGAAAAATCGGTCATTTCACTTCCGAtaacagtttaaataaagaacaaGATTACAAACCACCGTAATATGATATGTAATGTATTTTCGGTATGTTTAGTAAATGTGGTAATGGAATACACAATTTTACCATCGCAGCTTTTAATCTTATCTAAGTAACTCAAAGCATCAgaatcaatacaaaaaaacttttataaacTAATAACAATTACATTGCCTTTTGTTATACAGAAGATAATTATGACACTCATTCCGTATTATTTTTATGAGATGTTATCTACTACATGCTTATTAATAATTGCcgcaatattttcattacaaGATTTGTGATACCAGTAAAAGCAGCGATGCCTTACTGCTGAGTATTGGTATTGGAAAAAGAAAAATCCACATCAGTGTCCGCCTATAAACCTATTTGACATTGGCAAACTTTCTAAGACGTCACCAGAGACGTGAAGGCTTATCTTAAAGTTTAGATAGATTCGCGCACTCATAGTGAAGTTGTGCTGAGTATTAATTCacttacattaaaacaatttagaAGACAGTTTTGggaatgttttgataaaattaaggttttatgatatatttcgtATTGCATCACTTAGAACTTGTAATACACTACTCTACGATTCAATAAGAAGTGCGATACAGAATATTTCCCTAATTGATTAGAAGAgcgaaaacaacaaaacaggCAATAATAAACTGTGGGTTTGTAATAGCTGGAAATATATTGCGACAGAAAATAATGCAGGATAAAGAATTATTTCAGAGATTTTCAGCAATCAAATAATCATGAAACTGATAATGACTTCATGATATTAAGCAACTGCGTTTGTTTCAATGCACAATTATAGGTATGGAGGATTATTCGAAAGAAGATtacaacatttcaataaatcCTTGTGTGACACAGTTCAACGCAGTAAATATATTCTGGCTGGTGCTATATTCCGTTCTTTTTATTGTGGCTGTCGGCGGTAATTTTCTAGTATGTTGCGTTGTCCTGGGACAAGAGCGGATGAGAACAGTGACCAACTACTTCCTGTTGAATCTCGCGATCGGGGATATAGCCAAAGGATTTTTATGTATCCCGTTCACATTCGTCATAAATGTGCTAGTACCGTACTGGCCGTTTGGGGATTTCATGTGTCCATTCGTGCTGTACATGCAGGCGGTCACCGTGTTTCTCAGTGCCTTCACCCTCGTGGCCATGAGCATTGACCGCTACGTGGCCATCATCCATCCACTTCGACCAAAGATGACCACCAGGAAGGCGCTTGTGACCATAACCATTGTATGGGTACTGGCACTTGCTGTTCCTATACCCACTGCTATAAAATCACAGATCGTCCGGAACCCCTATACAAACTCGACAGAGGACTGTCAGAAGGGTTTATGCTTGGAAGAAATTGGCGACCCGGTGCTACAGCAAATGTACTCGACAGCAATCATGTGCATACAGTACTTTGTACCTTTAGCCGTACTTATTGTAACATATTCTCGCATTGGATACATCATCTGGATCAAGCGAACTCCGGGGGAAGCGGAGAGACGAAGAGATGAAAGAATTGCGTCCTCAAAAAGAAAGGTAATCACAAAATTGATGTTCTTTAGACAAATCAGCTTTGCAGTTCATGTCAATTTTCCTCAATGTGATTTTTTCTTTAGCCTATTCTGGTATTTGTCCTGATAACTACTCGGAGATGTTGATTAATTTGCTCTTTCACATAATAGGATTActctatatttatattgttgatGAAAACGCATTCATTTGGTTTTATGTAGATTTAAATGCAGGCTTTTCTTGGATATAATTCTTCactattattttgatttacaaTATACACACCTTTGTGAAAACAAACATCTTTATCGAAATGCAGataatacaattacaaaaactTTTAACATTGCGTATTAAGAGGCTTCATAGCAATAAACTTTAGGTATGTACTGAACCATGTTATGTCATCGAGCCATTCGTCATTCGtgataatgataaatgttgatgcctggCTTCTCTATTTAATGCCTATATCATTGCAAAAGGTATTACCTGCTGGCGCCtaatatgtaaaagaaaaggCTGCAACTacattttagatatttatttttttatttttcaactgcAATCAAACATGATATCGCTTATTTTGTTATATGTGAAGGCAAATAAAGGATTAATTGTAGTATcatttttaatagtattttaacaatatctttcttttcacaaaaaaactcagaaatatatgatattaacTAATATTGTGTCTAAATGCATCGAAAATTCCCATACTCGGATGCGCGTTTCCAAGCAAAAAATACACAGCAAGCAACTTATCACAAGCACCTAGAACTGAAACACAATCATTGCAATCGTGACATCAGAGAATAATATAGCTGTTTGGATATACAAACAGTAgtacatttcttaaaaatagCGTGCTGTAAACAATCATCAATCAAATGTCATATATAGCGCCATTACACTTAATTGAAACCACAGTACAAGATTATGGTACCGCATTTGTGCTGTCTATTAGGAATAAGGGAGATACGATGTCATAAAAAGTTCTAAAATAGCACAAAGATACTAACTAATGGAGTATCCTATATAGAGAAATTGGTCCCCTTCTTACAAATctaaacaggcttaagtagctaaTTTCAATTAGCtaaaaatacatgattaaaattaaaGTGCAAAACATATCTAGACTGaagtttattgtcaatataGTGGTCGTACTTCAACTGGCTCCCGGAGACATTCCCATTATATACACATCTACTTGTGTTTTATCAAAGAAGTGATCTATACACAGAGAATACTTGAGATGTTTGACTCTAGAAGTACTGTCTATGTGGACGATCGCGGCATGCAAAACCATACACGGCACATTACGTCGAGTGGGCAACTCATTAATAATGCACGTTTAATTGAGCAGACATTCGTTCAAAGCTCTCCTTTAACAAATACACTG
Above is a genomic segment from Mya arenaria isolate MELC-2E11 chromosome 2, ASM2691426v1 containing:
- the LOC128224148 gene encoding RYamide receptor-like, translating into MEDYSKEDYNISINPCVTQFNAVNIFWLVLYSVLFIVAVGGNFLVCCVVLGQERMRTVTNYFLLNLAIGDIAKGFLCIPFTFVINVLVPYWPFGDFMCPFVLYMQAVTVFLSAFTLVAMSIDRYVAIIHPLRPKMTTRKALVTITIVWVLALAVPIPTAIKSQIVRNPYTNSTEDCQKGLCLEEIGDPVLQQMYSTAIMCIQYFVPLAVLIVTYSRIGYIIWIKRTPGEAERRRDERIASSKRKMVKMMIVMVITYAVCWLPLHVIQLVEEALSHSDALYSFEHYQFIWTSFHWLAMSYACYNPIVYFWMNKRFRAGFKGMIFFCTRCKKGYGRSVCHGRRTRAPHRTNSASSSRYSPRASIDETKIVKLSYLQRDNGDFNDM